Proteins encoded within one genomic window of Platichthys flesus chromosome 13, fPlaFle2.1, whole genome shotgun sequence:
- the chn1 gene encoding N-chimaerin: protein MPSRESYEVHQEEKSLVQKAKREANQEDILAAALGMRMGPQKPPAAFWQPLKLFAYSQLTSLVRRATLRESDRTPKSEKVHNFKVHTFRGPHWCEHCASFMWGLMAQGVKCADCGLNVHKQCSSLVPDDCKPDLRHIRKVYSCDLTTLVTAYNTARPMVVDMCIREIESRGLKSEGLYRISGFSDSVEEVKMAFDKDGEKTDISVNAYEDINIITGALKLYLRDLPVPVISYDAYPRFIEAAKLTDPEKKLEAFREALALLPPSHSETLKYLMAHLKRVTQNEKFNLMNKENLAIVFAPTLMCAADLDAITALNDIRYQRQVVETLIKNEDVLF, encoded by the exons atgCCATCCAGAGAGTCCTACGAGGTTCACCAGGAAGAGAAGTCCCTGGTGCAAAAGGCCAAGCGAGAGGCCAATCAGGAGGATATTCTGGCTGCCGCTCTGGGGATGAGGATGGGGCCACAGAAACCTCCAGCCGCTTTCTGGCAGCCACTTAAACTCTTCGCCTATTCACAGCTCACCTCACTGGTGCGCAGGGCGACACTGAGGGAGAGCGACCGGACGCCCAAATCTGAGAAAGTCCACAACTTCAAG GTCCACACCTTCCGAGGGCCTCACTGGTGCGAGCACTGTGCCAGCTTCATGTGGGGACTGATGGCCCAGGGGGTCAAATGTGCCG ATTGTGGTTTGAACGTCCACAAACAATGCTCCTCTCTGGTCCCCGACGACTGCAAGCCTGACCTGAGACACATCCGTAAAGTCTACAGCTGTGACCTCACCACCCTGGTCACAGCTTACAACACAGCACGGCCCATGGTGGTGGACATGTGCATACGAGAGATCGAGTCCAGAG GGCTGAAGTCTGAAGGCCTCTACAGGATATCTGGATTTAGCGATTCAGTGGAGGAAGTCAAGATGGCATTCGACAAAG ATGGCGAGAAGACAGACATCTCAGTGAACGCCTATGAAGACATCAATATCATCACGGGTGCACTCAAACTGTACCTGAGGGATTTGCCCGTTCCCGTCATCTCGTACGACGCCTACCCCAGGTTCATCGAGGCTGCCA AGCTCACAGACCCAGAAAAGAAGCTGGAGGCTTTCCGCGAGGCTCTCGCTCTGCTGCCGCCATCACACAGCGAAACTCTCAAGTACCTCATGGCACATTTAAAAAG GGTGACGCAGAACGAGAAATTCAACCTGATGAACAAAGAGAACCTCGCCATTGTTTTCGCGCCCACCCTCATGTGCGCAGCGGACCTGGACGCCATCACAGCGCTCAACGACATCCGCTACCAGAGACAGGTGGTGGAGACGCTCATCAAGAACGAAGACGTGCTCTTCTGA